A single region of the Enterobacter cloacae complex sp. R_G8 genome encodes:
- the ltaE gene encoding low-specificity L-threonine aldolase — translation MIDLRSDTVTRPSRAMLEEMMAAPVGDDVYGDDPTVNELQRYAAELSGKEAALFLPTGTQANLVALLSHCERGEEYIVGQGAHNYLYEAGGAAVLGSIQPQPIDAAPDGSLPLDKVAAKIKADDIHFARTRLLSLENTHNGKVLPREYLKAAWEFTREHKLGLHVDGARIFNAVVAYGCELKEITQYCDSFTICLSKGLGTPVGSLLVGNADYIKRANRWRKMTGGGMRQAGILAAAGLYALKNNVARLKDDHDNAAWMAAQLRDVGADVMRHDTNMLFVRVGDDHAAALGEFMKARGVLINASPVVRLVMHLDVNREQLMDVVKHWQAFLQR, via the coding sequence ATGATTGATTTACGCAGCGATACCGTTACCCGACCGAGTCGCGCCATGCTCGAAGAGATGATGGCCGCCCCGGTCGGGGACGACGTCTACGGTGACGATCCAACGGTGAACGAACTGCAGCGCTATGCCGCAGAACTCAGCGGTAAAGAGGCCGCCCTGTTCCTGCCCACCGGAACGCAGGCCAACCTGGTGGCGCTGCTCAGCCACTGCGAACGCGGCGAAGAGTATATTGTCGGCCAGGGCGCGCATAACTACCTGTACGAAGCGGGCGGTGCCGCAGTGCTCGGCAGCATTCAGCCGCAGCCTATCGACGCCGCGCCGGACGGATCCCTGCCGCTGGATAAAGTCGCCGCAAAAATCAAAGCCGACGATATCCATTTCGCCCGCACCAGATTGCTCAGTCTGGAAAACACCCACAACGGTAAAGTCCTGCCGCGCGAGTACCTGAAAGCAGCGTGGGAGTTTACCCGCGAGCACAAGCTGGGGCTGCACGTGGACGGCGCGCGGATCTTTAACGCCGTGGTGGCGTACGGCTGCGAGCTAAAAGAGATTACGCAATATTGTGACTCGTTCACCATCTGCCTCTCTAAAGGGCTGGGCACCCCGGTGGGATCCCTGCTGGTCGGCAATGCGGACTACATCAAGCGCGCCAACCGCTGGCGTAAAATGACCGGCGGCGGCATGCGTCAGGCCGGTATTCTGGCCGCGGCCGGACTGTATGCGCTCAAAAACAACGTGGCGCGTCTCAAGGACGATCACGACAACGCCGCGTGGATGGCAGCGCAGCTGCGTGACGTGGGTGCCGATGTGATGCGTCACGACACCAACATGCTGTTTGTTCGCGTGGGCGATGACCACGCCGCTGCGCTTGGTGAATTTATGAAAGCGCGTGGCGTCCTGATCAACGCGTCACCTGTTGTGCGTCTGGTGATGCACCTCGACGTCAATCGCGAGCAGTTAATGGACGTCGTAAAACACTGGCAGGCGTTTTTACAGCGTTAA
- the poxB gene encoding ubiquinone-dependent pyruvate dehydrogenase, whose product MKQTVAAYIAKTLEQAGVKRIWGVTGDSLNGLSDSLNKMKTIEWMPTRHEEVAAFAAGAEAQLTGELAVCAGSCGPGNLHLINGLFDCHRNHVPVLAIAAHIPSSEIGSGYFQETHPQELFRECSHYCELVSSPEQIPQVLAIAMRKAVLNRGVSVVVIPGDVALKAAPEGASTHWYHAPQPVVTPAEEELKKLAQLLRYASNIALMCGSGCAGAHKELLEFAGKLKAPIVHALRGKEHVEYDNPYDVGMTGLIGFSSGFHTMMNADTLILLGTQFPYRAFYPTDAKIIQIDINPASIGAHSKVDMALVGDIKSTLAALLPLLEEKTDRKFLDKALSDYRDARKSLDDLAKPSDKAIHPQYLAQQISHFADDDAIFTCDVGTPTVWAARYLKMNGKRRLLGSFNHGSMANAMPQALGAKATAPERQVVAMCGDGGFSMLMGDFLSVVQMKLPLKIVVFNNSVLGFVAMEMKAGGYLTDGTELHDTNFARIAEACGITGIRVEKASEVDEALQRAFSIDGPVLVDVVVAKEELAIPPQIKLEQAKGFSLYMLRAIISGRGDEVIELAKTNWLR is encoded by the coding sequence ATGAAACAAACCGTGGCTGCATACATAGCGAAGACCCTCGAACAGGCAGGTGTAAAACGTATCTGGGGCGTAACCGGCGATTCACTGAACGGGCTGAGCGACAGCCTGAATAAGATGAAGACCATCGAATGGATGCCGACCCGTCATGAGGAGGTGGCCGCCTTTGCCGCCGGGGCCGAAGCGCAGCTCACCGGGGAGCTGGCCGTCTGCGCCGGGTCGTGTGGGCCGGGCAACCTGCATCTCATTAACGGGCTGTTTGACTGTCATCGCAATCACGTGCCGGTGCTGGCGATTGCCGCCCATATTCCCTCATCTGAAATCGGCAGTGGCTATTTTCAGGAGACGCATCCGCAGGAGCTGTTCCGTGAATGCAGCCACTATTGCGAGCTGGTGTCGTCGCCGGAGCAGATCCCGCAGGTTCTGGCGATCGCCATGCGCAAAGCCGTGCTGAACCGTGGCGTTTCCGTTGTCGTCATCCCGGGAGATGTGGCACTCAAGGCCGCGCCGGAAGGGGCGAGCACCCACTGGTACCACGCCCCGCAGCCGGTGGTGACGCCAGCCGAAGAGGAGCTAAAAAAGCTGGCGCAACTGCTGCGTTACGCCAGCAATATTGCCCTGATGTGCGGCAGCGGCTGTGCGGGCGCGCACAAAGAGCTCCTTGAATTTGCGGGTAAGCTAAAAGCCCCAATTGTTCATGCCCTGCGCGGCAAAGAGCACGTCGAGTACGATAACCCTTACGACGTGGGCATGACCGGGCTGATCGGTTTTTCGTCCGGCTTCCATACCATGATGAATGCCGACACGCTGATTCTGCTCGGTACCCAGTTCCCCTATCGCGCGTTCTACCCGACGGATGCCAAAATCATTCAGATCGATATCAACCCGGCCAGCATCGGTGCACACAGCAAGGTCGATATGGCGCTGGTGGGCGACATCAAATCCACCCTTGCCGCCCTGCTGCCGCTGCTGGAAGAGAAAACGGATCGCAAATTCCTCGACAAAGCCCTGAGCGATTACCGCGATGCGCGTAAGAGTCTGGACGATCTCGCCAAACCGAGCGACAAAGCCATCCACCCGCAGTATCTCGCGCAGCAGATCAGCCACTTCGCGGACGACGATGCCATCTTCACCTGCGACGTGGGCACGCCCACCGTCTGGGCGGCACGCTACCTGAAGATGAACGGCAAACGCCGCTTGCTCGGCTCGTTCAACCACGGCTCGATGGCCAACGCCATGCCGCAGGCGCTGGGCGCCAAAGCCACCGCCCCGGAGCGTCAGGTGGTGGCGATGTGCGGTGACGGCGGGTTCAGCATGCTGATGGGCGATTTCCTGTCGGTGGTGCAGATGAAGCTGCCGCTGAAAATCGTGGTCTTCAATAACAGCGTACTGGGCTTTGTGGCAATGGAGATGAAGGCCGGGGGCTATCTGACGGACGGCACCGAGCTGCACGACACCAACTTCGCCCGCATTGCCGAAGCCTGCGGCATAACCGGTATCCGCGTGGAGAAAGCCTCCGAGGTGGATGAAGCTCTGCAACGGGCGTTTTCCATCGACGGCCCGGTGCTGGTGGATGTCGTCGTCGCCAAAGAGGAGCTGGCGATCCCGCCACAGATCAAGCTGGAGCAGGCCAAGGGCTTTAGCCTCTATATGCTGCGGGCGATCATCAGCGGCCGTGGTGATGAGGTGATCGAACTGGCAAAAACCAACTGGCTCAGGTAA
- a CDS encoding NAD(P)-dependent oxidoreductase, with the protein MKVLVTGATSGLGRNAVEFLRNKGISVRATGRNEAMGKLLQKMGAEFVHADLTELVSSQAKVMLAGIDTLWHCSSFTSPWGTQEAFDLANVRATRRLGEWAVAWGVRNFIHISSPSLYFDYHHRRDIQEAFRPARFACEFARSKAASEEVIDLLAQSNPHTRFTILRPQSLFGPHDKVFIPRLAQMMHHYGSVLLPRGGDALVDMTYYENAVHAMWLASQPDSDNLVSGRAYNITNGEPCTLRSIVQRLIDELQIDCRIRSVPYPMLDMIARSMERFGSKSAKEPALTHYGVSKLNFDFTLDISRAENELGYKPIVTLDEGIVRTAAWLRDHGKLHR; encoded by the coding sequence ATGAAGGTACTGGTTACCGGGGCGACCAGCGGCTTAGGCCGAAATGCGGTCGAATTTCTGCGCAACAAGGGCATCAGCGTCAGGGCTACCGGTCGCAACGAAGCGATGGGAAAACTGCTGCAAAAAATGGGCGCAGAGTTTGTCCATGCCGATCTGACGGAGCTGGTCTCCTCTCAGGCGAAAGTGATGCTCGCCGGAATCGACACCCTGTGGCACTGCTCCAGCTTTACCTCACCGTGGGGTACCCAGGAAGCCTTCGATCTCGCCAACGTGCGCGCCACGCGCCGTCTGGGCGAATGGGCCGTCGCCTGGGGCGTGCGTAACTTCATTCATATCTCCTCCCCGTCGCTCTACTTCGACTATCACCACCGCCGGGATATCCAGGAAGCGTTCCGTCCGGCCCGTTTTGCCTGTGAGTTTGCCCGCAGCAAGGCGGCCAGCGAAGAAGTGATCGACCTGCTGGCGCAGTCGAACCCGCATACGCGCTTTACGATACTGCGTCCACAAAGCCTGTTCGGGCCGCATGACAAAGTGTTTATCCCGCGTCTGGCGCAGATGATGCACCACTACGGCAGCGTGCTGCTGCCCCGCGGCGGCGATGCGCTGGTGGATATGACTTACTACGAAAATGCCGTGCACGCCATGTGGCTGGCGAGCCAGCCGGACAGCGATAATCTGGTGTCTGGCCGCGCCTATAACATTACCAACGGCGAACCCTGCACCCTGCGCAGCATTGTGCAGCGTCTGATCGACGAACTGCAGATTGACTGTCGTATTCGCTCGGTGCCTTACCCCATGCTGGATATGATTGCCCGCAGCATGGAGCGTTTTGGCAGCAAGTCCGCCAAAGAGCCGGCACTGACGCATTACGGCGTATCGAAGTTGAATTTTGATTTTACGCTGGATATTTCGCGTGCGGAGAATGAGCTGGGGTATAAGCCGATTGTGACGCTGGATGAAGGGATTGTGCGCACCGCGGCGTGGCTGCGGGACCACGGGAAGTTGCATCGGTAG
- a CDS encoding lysine exporter LysO family protein: protein MFSGLLIILLPLIVGYLIPLRRESALRLINRFLSWIVYVILFFMGISLAFLDNLATNLLAILHYSAVTVVVILFCNIAALFWLERTIPWKNHHHQEKLPSRIAMALESLKLCGVVVLGFVLGLTGWSFLQHATEASEYTLIFLLFLIGIQLRNNGMTLKQIVLNRRGMIVAVIVVASSMVAGVINAFLLDLPLKTGLAMASGFGWYSLSGILLTESFGPVIGSAAFFNDLARELIAIMLIPGLVRRSRSTALGLCGATSMDFTLPVLQRSGGLEMVPAAIVHGFILSLLVPVLMAFFSA from the coding sequence TTATTCTCCTGCCCTTAATCGTGGGCTACCTGATTCCGCTGCGTCGTGAATCCGCATTACGGCTTATCAACCGTTTTCTCAGCTGGATTGTTTACGTCATTCTTTTCTTTATGGGGATTAGCCTGGCCTTTCTGGATAACCTGGCGACCAATCTGCTGGCGATCCTGCATTATTCTGCCGTGACTGTTGTGGTTATTTTGTTCTGCAATATCGCCGCGTTATTCTGGCTTGAGCGTACTATTCCGTGGAAAAACCACCACCATCAGGAAAAACTGCCCTCCCGAATTGCGATGGCGCTGGAATCATTAAAACTGTGCGGCGTCGTGGTGCTCGGTTTTGTGCTTGGGCTCACCGGATGGTCTTTTTTACAGCACGCCACCGAAGCCAGCGAATATACCCTGATCTTCCTGCTGTTCCTTATTGGTATCCAGTTACGCAATAATGGCATGACGCTGAAACAGATTGTCCTGAATCGTCGGGGAATGATTGTTGCCGTTATCGTGGTCGCCAGCTCAATGGTCGCCGGGGTGATTAACGCCTTTCTTCTCGACCTGCCGTTGAAAACCGGGCTGGCCATGGCCTCCGGATTCGGCTGGTATTCCCTTTCCGGTATCCTGCTGACCGAATCATTCGGTCCGGTGATTGGCAGCGCCGCCTTCTTTAACGACCTGGCGCGGGAGTTAATCGCCATCATGCTGATCCCGGGTCTGGTTCGCCGCAGCCGCTCTACCGCGCTGGGTCTGTGCGGTGCCACGTCGATGGACTTTACCCTGCCAGTATTACAACGTTCAGGGGGTCTGGAGATGGTGCCCGCCGCCATTGTGCACGGTTTTATTCTGAGCCTGCTGGTGCCTGTTCTGATGGCCTTTTTCTCCGCCTGA
- the hcp gene encoding hydroxylamine reductase, protein MFCVQCEQTIRTPAGNGCSYAQGMCGKTAETSDLQDLLIAALQGLSAWAFKAREYGIVDHYVDSFAPRAFFSTLTNVNFDSPRIVGYAREAIALREALKAQCLNADASARVDNPMSELQLVSDDLGELQRQAAEFTPNKDKAAIGENILGLRLLCLYGLKGAAAYMEHAHVLGQYDNDIYAQYHKIMAWLGTWPADMNALLECSMEIGQMNFRVMSILDAGETSTYGHPTPTQVNVKATEGKCILISGHDLKDLYNLLKQTEGTGVNVYTHGEMLPAHGYPELRKFKHLIGNYGSGWQNQQVEFARFPGPIVMTSNCIIDPTVGAYDDRIWTRSIVGWPGVSHLEGDDFGPVIAQAQQMAGFPYSEIPHLITVGFGRETLLGAADSLIDLVSREKLRHIFLIGGCDGARGERNYFTDFATRVPEDCLILTLACGKYRFNKLDFGNIEGLPRLVDAGQCNDAYSAIILAVTLAEKLGCGVNDLPLSLVLSWFEQKAIVILLTLLSLGVTNIVTGPTAPGFLTPDLLAVLNEKFGLRSVTTVEEDMQQLLSA, encoded by the coding sequence ATGTTTTGTGTGCAATGTGAACAAACTATCCGTACCCCGGCAGGCAATGGCTGTTCTTACGCGCAGGGTATGTGCGGTAAAACCGCAGAGACATCAGACCTGCAGGATCTGCTGATTGCTGCCCTGCAGGGGCTTTCCGCCTGGGCATTCAAAGCCCGCGAGTACGGTATTGTCGACCACTACGTAGACAGCTTTGCGCCGCGCGCCTTTTTCTCCACGCTGACTAACGTTAACTTTGATTCGCCGCGCATTGTCGGGTACGCCCGTGAAGCGATTGCCCTGCGCGAAGCGCTGAAAGCACAGTGCCTGAATGCCGATGCCAGTGCCCGCGTGGACAACCCGATGTCAGAACTGCAGCTGGTGAGCGACGATCTGGGCGAGCTGCAGCGTCAGGCCGCAGAATTTACCCCGAACAAAGACAAAGCGGCGATTGGCGAGAACATTCTCGGCCTGCGCCTGCTGTGCCTGTACGGCCTGAAAGGTGCCGCAGCCTATATGGAGCACGCACACGTGCTTGGCCAGTACGATAACGACATCTACGCGCAGTACCACAAAATCATGGCGTGGCTGGGCACCTGGCCTGCCGATATGAATGCGCTGCTTGAGTGCTCCATGGAAATCGGCCAGATGAACTTCCGCGTGATGAGCATTCTGGATGCCGGTGAGACCAGCACTTACGGCCACCCAACGCCAACCCAGGTCAACGTGAAAGCGACCGAAGGCAAATGTATTCTCATCTCCGGCCACGACCTGAAAGATCTCTACAACCTGCTGAAGCAGACCGAAGGCACCGGCGTTAACGTTTATACCCACGGCGAAATGCTGCCCGCACACGGCTACCCGGAACTGCGTAAATTCAAACACCTGATCGGGAACTACGGTAGCGGCTGGCAGAATCAGCAGGTCGAGTTTGCCCGCTTCCCGGGCCCAATTGTGATGACCTCTAACTGCATCATCGACCCGACCGTCGGCGCGTATGATGACCGCATCTGGACCCGCAGCATCGTCGGCTGGCCGGGCGTGAGCCACCTTGAAGGTGACGATTTCGGTCCGGTGATCGCCCAGGCGCAGCAGATGGCGGGCTTCCCGTACAGCGAAATTCCGCACCTCATCACCGTCGGTTTTGGCCGCGAAACGCTGCTCGGCGCCGCAGACTCGCTGATTGACCTTGTCAGCCGTGAAAAGCTGCGCCACATCTTCCTGATTGGCGGCTGTGACGGCGCGCGCGGTGAGCGTAACTACTTCACCGATTTCGCCACCCGCGTGCCGGAAGATTGCCTGATCCTGACGCTGGCCTGCGGTAAATACCGTTTCAACAAGCTGGACTTCGGCAACATTGAAGGGCTGCCACGTCTGGTGGATGCTGGTCAGTGTAACGATGCCTATTCAGCCATCATTCTGGCGGTCACGCTGGCGGAGAAACTGGGCTGCGGCGTGAACGATCTGCCGCTGTCGCTGGTGCTCTCCTGGTTCGAGCAGAAAGCGATTGTGATCCTGCTGACCCTGCTCTCTCTGGGCGTAACCAATATCGTCACCGGCCCGACCGCGCCAGGCTTCCTGACGCCGGACCTGCTGGCCGTGCTGAACGAGAAATTCGGTCTGCGTTCCGTGACCACCGTAGAAGAAGATATGCAACAACTGCTGAGCGCGTAA
- a CDS encoding SDR family oxidoreductase: MPQRILVLGASGYIGQHLTTALSQQGHQVLAAARNTERLQKLNLPGVTCHNVDLNWPESLPALLEEVDTLYYLVHSMGEGGDFIAHERQVALNVRDALRQTPVKQVIFLSSLQAPENEQSDHLRARQLTADTLRSADIPVTELRAGIIVGAGSAAFEVMRDMVYNLPVLTPPRWVRSRTTPIALENLLHYLVALLDHPAEQHRVLEAAGPEVLSYQEQFEHFMRVSGRRRWLIPIPFPTRWISVWFLNVITSVPPTTAKALIQGLKHDLLADDRELRALIPQTLIRFDDAVRHTLKEEEKLVNSSDWGYDAQAFARWRPEYGYYPKQAGCTVKTSASLTSLWEVVNQIGGKERYFFGNILWQTRGAMDLLVGHRLAKGRPARPYLEVGDTVDSWKVIIVEPEKELALLFGMKAPGLGRLCFTLKDKGDYRELDVRAWWHPHGMPGLFYWLFMIPAHLFIFRGMAKRIAHLAEKKTEKI; the protein is encoded by the coding sequence GTGCCGCAACGTATTCTGGTGCTCGGTGCCAGCGGGTATATCGGTCAGCATCTGACCACGGCGTTAAGTCAGCAGGGGCATCAGGTGCTGGCGGCGGCACGCAACACGGAACGCCTGCAAAAACTAAACCTGCCTGGCGTCACCTGCCACAACGTCGACCTTAACTGGCCTGAGTCGCTGCCCGCGCTGCTGGAAGAGGTCGACACGCTGTATTACCTGGTGCACAGCATGGGCGAAGGCGGCGATTTTATCGCCCATGAACGTCAGGTGGCCCTGAACGTCCGCGATGCCCTGCGGCAAACGCCGGTTAAGCAGGTGATTTTTTTAAGCTCGCTCCAGGCGCCCGAAAATGAGCAGTCCGACCACCTGCGCGCCCGCCAGCTTACCGCGGACACCTTGCGCAGTGCGGATATCCCCGTCACCGAACTGCGGGCGGGGATCATCGTCGGCGCGGGCTCTGCCGCCTTCGAAGTGATGCGCGATATGGTCTACAACCTGCCGGTGCTCACGCCACCGCGCTGGGTGCGGTCGCGCACCACGCCGATTGCCCTGGAAAACCTGCTGCATTACCTGGTGGCGCTGCTGGACCATCCCGCCGAACAGCACCGCGTGCTTGAGGCCGCCGGGCCGGAGGTGTTGAGCTATCAGGAACAGTTCGAGCATTTTATGCGCGTCAGCGGCCGCCGACGCTGGCTGATCCCCATCCCCTTCCCGACCCGCTGGATCTCCGTGTGGTTTTTAAATGTCATCACCTCGGTGCCGCCGACCACTGCAAAAGCGCTGATCCAGGGGCTGAAACACGATCTGCTGGCGGACGATCGCGAACTGCGCGCATTAATCCCGCAGACGCTGATCCGTTTTGATGACGCGGTACGCCATACCCTGAAAGAAGAAGAGAAGCTGGTGAACTCCAGCGACTGGGGCTACGACGCGCAGGCGTTTGCCCGCTGGCGGCCGGAGTACGGTTATTATCCGAAACAGGCGGGCTGCACGGTGAAAACCTCGGCCAGCCTGACATCGCTGTGGGAGGTGGTGAACCAGATCGGCGGCAAAGAGCGATATTTCTTCGGCAATATTCTCTGGCAAACCCGCGGAGCGATGGATCTGCTGGTGGGCCACCGGCTGGCGAAAGGCCGCCCTGCTCGCCCGTATCTTGAGGTGGGTGATACGGTCGACAGCTGGAAAGTCATCATCGTCGAACCGGAAAAAGAGCTGGCGCTGCTGTTCGGCATGAAAGCACCGGGTCTGGGACGGCTCTGCTTCACCCTGAAAGACAAAGGCGATTACCGTGAACTGGACGTCCGCGCCTGGTGGCATCCGCACGGGATGCCCGGTCTGTTCTACTGGTTGTTTATGATCCCGGCGCACCTGTTTATCTTCCGTGGGATGGCGAAACGCATTGCGCACCTCGCAGAAAAAAAGACGGAAAAGATCTAA
- the hcr gene encoding NADH oxidoreductase has product MTMPTSQCPWRMQVHHIHQETPDVWTLSLLCHDYYPYRAGQYALVSVRNAADTLRAYTISSTPGVSEYITLTIRRIDDGAGSQWLTRDVKRGDYIWLSDAQGEFTCDDKSEDKFLLLAAGCGVTPIMSMRRWLAKNRPQADVQVIYSVRSPDDVIFADEWRNYPVTLVAEHNATHGFVEGRLSRALLQRVPDIANRTVMTCGPAPYMEIVEQEVKALGVTRFCKEQFFTPVAEAATSGIQFTKLQPAQTFFGRVGTTLLEALESNKVPVVAACRAGVCGCCKTKVVSGEYSVTSTMTLTDAEIAEGYVLACSCHPQGDLVLA; this is encoded by the coding sequence ATGACCATGCCAACCTCACAATGTCCGTGGCGGATGCAGGTTCATCACATCCATCAGGAGACGCCGGATGTGTGGACGCTGTCGCTGCTATGCCATGACTACTATCCGTACCGTGCCGGTCAGTATGCGCTGGTCAGTGTCCGCAACGCCGCGGACACATTGCGCGCCTATACGATCTCCTCGACGCCGGGCGTCAGCGAATACATTACGCTCACTATCCGCCGCATCGATGACGGTGCAGGCTCGCAGTGGCTCACGCGTGACGTCAAGCGCGGGGATTACATCTGGCTGTCTGACGCTCAGGGGGAATTTACCTGTGACGACAAAAGCGAAGATAAATTCCTGCTGCTGGCCGCGGGCTGTGGCGTCACGCCGATCATGTCAATGCGTCGCTGGCTGGCCAAAAACCGCCCGCAGGCCGACGTGCAGGTGATCTACAGCGTGCGCTCGCCGGACGATGTGATCTTTGCCGATGAGTGGCGCAACTACCCGGTGACGCTGGTGGCGGAGCACAACGCGACGCACGGTTTTGTCGAGGGACGTCTGAGCCGCGCGCTGCTGCAACGCGTGCCCGATATAGCGAACCGTACCGTGATGACCTGCGGCCCGGCACCGTATATGGAGATTGTGGAACAGGAAGTGAAAGCCCTGGGCGTAACCCGCTTCTGCAAAGAGCAGTTCTTCACGCCGGTGGCGGAGGCGGCAACCAGCGGGATTCAGTTCACCAAACTGCAACCGGCACAAACCTTCTTTGGCCGCGTCGGCACCACGCTGCTGGAGGCGCTGGAAAGCAATAAGGTGCCGGTGGTGGCTGCCTGTCGCGCGGGCGTATGCGGATGCTGTAAAACGAAGGTAGTCTCCGGGGAGTACAGCGTGACCAGCACCATGACGCTGACCGATGCAGAAATTGCTGAAGGTTATGTGCTGGCGTGTTCCTGCCATCCGCAGGGCGATCTTGTGCTCGCGTAA
- a CDS encoding DoxX family protein, with amino-acid sequence MVKSLLIAVNEKLTCDDLGKLLLRLAVGGLMLFHGLHKLFGGVGFIGGLLVEKGLPGFIAYGVLIGEVVAPILIIVGLFTRPAALVLAFTMIVAWLMVGTGKTFALDAVGAWAIESLVYFFIGSLAVVFLGAGRYAVGKAPAWR; translated from the coding sequence ATGGTTAAATCATTGTTAATTGCTGTAAACGAAAAGCTAACGTGCGACGATCTCGGCAAACTCTTGTTACGACTTGCCGTCGGTGGGCTGATGCTGTTTCACGGATTACACAAGTTATTTGGCGGTGTGGGCTTCATCGGCGGCCTGCTGGTGGAAAAAGGGCTGCCGGGATTTATTGCTTACGGCGTATTGATTGGCGAAGTGGTGGCACCGATCCTGATCATTGTCGGTCTCTTCACGCGTCCGGCTGCGCTGGTGCTGGCGTTTACCATGATTGTGGCGTGGCTGATGGTGGGCACGGGCAAAACCTTTGCGCTGGACGCCGTCGGTGCGTGGGCCATTGAGAGCCTGGTGTATTTCTTTATCGGTTCGCTGGCGGTGGTGTTTTTAGGGGCAGGGCGGTACGCGGTAGGGAAAGCGCCCGCGTGGCGGTAG
- a CDS encoding IS481 family transposase: protein MESLMPWDARDTMSLRTEFVLFASQDGANIRSLCRRFGISPATGYKWLRRWMEEGSSGLQDRPRIPHHSPNRSSDDITALLRMAHDRHERWGARKIKRWLEDQGHRMPAFSTVHNLMARHGLLPGTSPGIPATGRFEHDAPNRLWQIDFKGHFPFGGGRCHPLTLLDDHSRFSLCLAHCSDERRETVQQQLVSVFERYGLPDRMTMDNGAPWGDTTGTWTALELWLMRHGIRVGHSRPYHPQTQGKLERFHRSLKTEVLQGKWFASEGELQRAFDHWRTVYNLERPHEALDMAVPGSRYQPSSRRYSGNTTPPEYDEGVMVRKVDISGKLSVKGVSLSAGKAFRGERVGLKEMQEDGRYEVWWYSTKVGVIDLKKKSITMGKGC from the coding sequence ATGGAGTCGCTTATGCCCTGGGATGCGAGAGATACCATGTCATTACGTACCGAGTTTGTTTTGTTCGCCTCGCAGGACGGGGCGAACATCCGTTCCCTCTGCCGTCGCTTCGGCATTTCACCTGCCACCGGCTACAAGTGGCTTCGTCGCTGGATGGAGGAAGGTTCCTCCGGCCTTCAGGACCGCCCGCGCATACCGCACCATTCCCCGAACCGCTCATCTGACGACATCACTGCCCTGCTGCGTATGGCCCATGACCGCCATGAACGCTGGGGCGCACGCAAGATAAAGCGCTGGCTGGAAGACCAGGGGCACCGTATGCCCGCCTTCAGCACCGTTCATAACCTGATGGCCCGTCACGGCCTGCTGCCGGGCACTTCACCGGGCATTCCCGCCACGGGACGGTTCGAACATGACGCGCCGAACCGGCTCTGGCAGATAGATTTTAAGGGCCACTTTCCCTTTGGCGGTGGCCGCTGCCATCCGCTCACCCTGCTGGATGACCACTCCCGTTTTTCTCTGTGCCTGGCGCACTGTAGCGATGAACGGCGTGAGACCGTGCAGCAACAGCTGGTCAGCGTGTTTGAACGCTACGGCCTGCCGGACAGGATGACGATGGACAACGGCGCCCCGTGGGGAGACACCACCGGCACCTGGACGGCGCTCGAGCTGTGGCTGATGCGCCATGGTATCCGGGTGGGACACTCCCGGCCGTATCATCCGCAGACGCAGGGCAAGCTGGAGCGTTTTCACCGCAGCCTGAAGACGGAGGTGCTGCAGGGTAAATGGTTCGCGAGTGAGGGCGAACTGCAGCGCGCCTTCGACCACTGGCGGACGGTCTATAACCTTGAACGCCCGCATGAGGCGCTGGATATGGCGGTACCGGGCTCGCGGTATCAGCCGTCATCGCGACGGTACAGCGGCAACACAACGCCCCCGGAATACGACGAGGGCGTGATGGTCAGGAAAGTGGATATCAGCGGAAAGCTGAGCGTGAAAGGGGTAAGTCTGAGCGCAGGCAAGGCGTTCAGGGGAGAACGGGTCGGGCTGAAGGAGATGCAGGAAGACGGCCGCTACGAGGTGTGGTGGTACAGCACAAAAGTGGGGGTGATCGACCTGAAGAAAAAGTCGATCACCATGGGTAAAGGATGTTAA